In Pectobacterium aroidearum, the following are encoded in one genomic region:
- a CDS encoding alpha/beta hydrolase-fold protein, whose translation MKMKYLACLLSLVSVNALALPADFPVMPAATVPVSEYVTAVNADSSITFRLFAPTAKQVSVFTGSTPDSIVSHAMTKDESGVWSFKTSALAPNLYEYFFSVDGFRTIDTGTALTKPQRQVNTSLILVPGSILDVRQVPHGELRTLTYHSNALKSERQVYVWTPPGYSESSKPLPVLYFYHGFGDTGASAVVQGRIPQIMDNLLAEKKIEPMLVVIPDTETDVPGIIPEEYPPQERRKVFYPRNALAADRELIHDIIPEIGKRFNVRKDANGRALAGLSQGGYQALVSGMSHLDHFGWLATFSGVTTETVPNTAVAAQLARPEQINQQLNNFTVVIGETDNITGKDIAGLKTTLEQKNIRFDYRHYPNLGHEMDVWRPAYSEFVQKLFK comes from the coding sequence ATGAAAATGAAATATTTAGCATGTTTACTTTCTTTGGTATCGGTGAATGCACTCGCGCTACCTGCCGATTTTCCTGTTATGCCTGCGGCAACTGTCCCCGTGAGTGAATACGTCACGGCGGTTAACGCGGATAGCAGCATTACCTTCCGCCTGTTTGCGCCAACGGCGAAACAGGTCAGTGTTTTTACCGGTTCGACACCCGATAGCATCGTGTCCCATGCGATGACGAAAGATGAATCTGGCGTGTGGTCGTTCAAAACGTCAGCGTTGGCACCGAACCTGTATGAATATTTTTTTAGCGTGGACGGTTTTCGCACCATTGATACCGGTACGGCGTTGACTAAACCGCAGCGTCAGGTGAATACCAGCCTGATTCTGGTGCCGGGGAGTATTCTGGATGTGCGTCAGGTGCCACATGGTGAGCTAAGAACGCTAACCTATCATTCCAACGCGTTGAAATCTGAGCGTCAGGTGTATGTCTGGACGCCGCCGGGCTATAGCGAGTCGTCAAAACCGCTGCCGGTGCTTTACTTCTATCATGGCTTTGGCGACACGGGGGCATCGGCCGTGGTGCAAGGACGGATACCGCAGATAATGGATAACCTACTGGCGGAGAAAAAGATTGAGCCGATGCTGGTCGTCATTCCGGATACGGAAACGGACGTTCCCGGCATTATCCCGGAAGAATATCCACCGCAGGAGCGCCGCAAGGTGTTCTACCCGCGCAATGCGCTGGCGGCGGACAGGGAGCTGATTCATGACATTATCCCCGAAATCGGCAAACGTTTTAACGTCCGTAAGGATGCGAACGGCAGAGCGCTGGCCGGGCTGTCTCAGGGCGGCTATCAGGCGCTGGTATCTGGCATGAGCCATCTGGATCATTTCGGCTGGCTGGCAACGTTCAGCGGTGTTACCACCGAAACGGTACCAAACACGGCTGTTGCTGCACAGCTTGCGCGGCCTGAGCAGATCAATCAGCAACTGAATAACTTTACGGTCGTGATTGGTGAAACCGACAACATCACCGGTAAGGATATTGCAGGGCTGAAAACGACACTGGAGCAGAAGAATATCCGTTTTGACTACCGCCATTATCCGAATCTCGGCCATGAAATGGATGTCTGGCGACCGGCCTACAGTGAATTTGTTCAGAAACTTTTTAAATAG
- a CDS encoding heme ABC transporter permease: MLKKNYQLTQPDRLYGLCGRLIPWFALISAALLIGGCLLGFGFAPADYQQGQGYRIMYLHVPAAVWSMGVYAVMAMFALIGLIRQSKTAELAVAAMAPVGAVFTFIALTTGSTWGKPMWGTWWVWDARLTSELVLLFLYVGIIALYNAFDDRRLAGRAAAILVLVGVVNLPIIHFSVEWWNTLHQGSTKMQKTIDPAMRLPLRIMMLGFMSLFVTLSLMRLRNLILMQQRRAPWVAALVNKEGVAR; this comes from the coding sequence ATGTTGAAAAAAAACTATCAGCTTACGCAGCCGGATCGCCTTTATGGCCTTTGCGGCAGGCTTATCCCGTGGTTTGCCTTGATTAGCGCGGCGCTGTTGATCGGCGGTTGCCTGCTGGGATTTGGTTTTGCACCTGCGGATTATCAGCAAGGGCAAGGGTATCGCATCATGTACCTGCACGTGCCAGCGGCCGTATGGTCGATGGGCGTTTATGCCGTGATGGCGATGTTTGCGCTTATCGGACTGATTCGGCAGTCAAAAACGGCAGAGCTTGCCGTCGCGGCGATGGCGCCGGTCGGGGCAGTATTTACCTTCATTGCGCTGACTACGGGATCCACCTGGGGTAAACCGATGTGGGGGACCTGGTGGGTCTGGGATGCGCGCCTGACATCGGAACTCGTTCTGCTGTTCCTGTATGTGGGTATCATCGCGCTCTACAACGCGTTTGACGATCGCCGTCTTGCTGGTCGTGCGGCTGCCATTTTGGTACTGGTCGGCGTGGTGAATTTACCCATCATCCATTTCTCGGTCGAGTGGTGGAATACCCTGCATCAAGGATCGACAAAAATGCAGAAGACCATCGATCCCGCCATGCGTCTTCCGCTGCGAATCATGATGTTAGGTTTCATGAGTCTTTTCGTGACGTTGTCACTCATGCGCTTGCGTAATCTGATACTGATGCAGCAGCGTCGTGCGCCTTGGGTTGCGGCGCTGGTCAATAAAGAGGGAGTCGCACGATGA
- a CDS encoding heme lyase CcmF/NrfE family subunit translates to MLLLPECGYVALLLAVCVGVATALLTFSGYTLRWSGTYRLARCWTLVLFGLVLFAFVALTLSVVQDDFSVNYVAQHSHRDLPLGLKIAAVWGGHEGSLLLWLLCLTGWSAAFAFRYRKATSDLFPLTLAVLAVIATALLVFIVFFSDPFVRLFPPAVSGRDLNPMLQHIGLILHPPLLYMGYGGLTVSAALALAALIHGEFTAPAAWICWRWTLPAWSLLTLGIILGSWWAYNELGWGGWWFWDPVENASLLPWLTASALLHSLSVTRMRGIFRHWSLILALLTFILCLLGTLIVRSGILVSVHAFALEHDRAVPLFILFACLSMAALAVYGWRAQLVRSAARFSGWSREIALLLVLLLFSAVALVVLLGTLYPMIYGLAGWGKISVGAPYFNRVLLPFGGLMLLLIGAAAGGYWKRSARWPVRRLGITLVVGVVTALILWPYGVAVALAAGVIGWVMAAQWLQPLSAIRHQLPALLAHTGVALFALGIVFSAGSKQEISANVGQGEQVSLGDYHFRFLQLDLVAAQNYTAEQAVIAIYRGDSPIARVMPERRYYNARKQQMVEPGIAWGPIREWYAVMGEKTGENRYAMRFYVQTGVRWVWGGGLLMVAGALLGWFRGRKAYD, encoded by the coding sequence ATGTTGTTATTGCCAGAATGTGGGTATGTGGCGCTGTTGCTGGCGGTTTGCGTCGGTGTGGCGACAGCGTTGCTAACATTTTCAGGCTACACCCTGCGCTGGTCGGGTACATACCGACTGGCGCGGTGCTGGACGTTGGTGCTGTTTGGCCTTGTGCTATTCGCGTTTGTCGCGTTGACGCTGAGCGTGGTGCAGGATGATTTTTCTGTTAATTACGTCGCTCAGCATAGCCACCGTGATTTACCGCTAGGGCTAAAGATTGCCGCGGTCTGGGGCGGACATGAAGGATCGCTACTGCTGTGGCTGTTATGTTTAACCGGCTGGAGCGCTGCGTTCGCCTTCCGCTACCGTAAGGCGACGAGCGACCTGTTCCCGCTGACGCTGGCGGTACTGGCCGTGATAGCGACCGCGCTGCTGGTCTTCATTGTCTTTTTCTCCGATCCCTTTGTGCGTCTCTTCCCGCCTGCAGTGTCGGGGAGGGATCTCAACCCTATGCTGCAACACATTGGCCTCATCCTCCATCCGCCGCTGCTCTATATGGGCTATGGCGGATTAACCGTGAGTGCGGCGCTGGCGTTAGCGGCTCTGATCCACGGTGAGTTTACGGCGCCTGCTGCCTGGATCTGCTGGCGCTGGACGCTGCCTGCATGGAGCCTGTTAACGCTGGGGATCATCCTGGGATCGTGGTGGGCCTATAACGAACTCGGTTGGGGAGGATGGTGGTTCTGGGATCCGGTAGAAAATGCCTCGCTGCTCCCTTGGTTAACGGCCAGTGCATTGCTTCACAGCCTGTCGGTTACCCGCATGCGCGGCATCTTCCGTCACTGGTCGCTCATATTGGCATTGCTGACGTTCATTTTATGTTTGCTGGGCACGCTGATCGTGCGCTCCGGGATATTGGTTTCCGTCCATGCCTTCGCCCTCGAACATGACCGCGCGGTGCCTTTATTTATTCTGTTTGCCTGCTTAAGTATGGCGGCGCTGGCGGTTTACGGCTGGCGCGCTCAGCTTGTCCGCTCCGCTGCCCGCTTCTCCGGCTGGTCGCGGGAAATCGCGCTACTGCTGGTGCTGCTGTTATTCAGCGCCGTCGCGCTGGTGGTACTGCTTGGCACGCTTTACCCGATGATCTATGGGTTAGCGGGGTGGGGAAAGATCTCCGTAGGTGCGCCCTATTTTAATCGTGTGCTCTTGCCCTTCGGGGGCTTGATGCTGCTGCTCATCGGGGCTGCGGCGGGAGGCTATTGGAAACGCAGTGCACGGTGGCCTGTCCGGCGCTTAGGCATCACGCTGGTGGTCGGTGTCGTCACCGCGCTGATCCTGTGGCCGTATGGGGTCGCCGTCGCTTTGGCTGCGGGGGTGATCGGCTGGGTGATGGCCGCGCAGTGGTTACAGCCGCTGTCCGCGATACGCCACCAGCTTCCTGCACTGCTGGCACATACGGGCGTGGCGCTGTTTGCCTTGGGGATTGTGTTCTCTGCGGGCAGCAAGCAGGAAATCAGTGCCAATGTCGGTCAAGGGGAACAGGTCTCGCTAGGCGACTACCATTTCCGCTTTTTACAGCTGGATTTAGTGGCGGCGCAGAATTACACCGCAGAGCAAGCCGTGATTGCGATTTATCGTGGCGACTCGCCGATCGCCCGCGTCATGCCGGAACGTCGTTATTACAACGCACGCAAGCAGCAGATGGTTGAACCGGGTATTGCCTGGGGGCCGATCAGAGAATGGTATGCCGTGATGGGTGAGAAAACCGGCGAAAACCGCTATGCCATGCGGTTCTATGTACAAACCGGTGTTCGCTGGGTATGGGGCGGCGGCCTGTTGATGGTCGCGGGCGCACTGCTGGGGTGGTTCAGAGGAAGAAAAGCCTATGACTAA
- the nrfB gene encoding cytochrome c nitrite reductase pentaheme subunit: MSVLRSLLTAGVLVSGMLWALPGLTQPAPQAEKGERWEVMPQRNPDEACLQCHKPEEDGMQGKHASAINPHNQKQLTCTNCHGKPSLLHREGVKDVMRFNFPMYKVEEQNGVCMSCHAPEQLQKAFWPHDVHVTKVACASCHQLHPAQDSMQTLNDKSRIKLCVDCHSDQRNNPDFNPASVHLGNKRQP; the protein is encoded by the coding sequence ATGAGCGTATTACGTTCGTTATTGACTGCCGGGGTGCTGGTATCAGGCATGCTTTGGGCATTGCCAGGGCTGACGCAGCCCGCACCTCAGGCGGAAAAAGGAGAGCGGTGGGAGGTTATGCCACAGCGCAATCCTGATGAGGCTTGTCTACAGTGTCATAAACCGGAAGAGGATGGCATGCAGGGGAAACATGCTTCCGCCATCAACCCGCATAATCAAAAACAGCTGACCTGTACTAACTGTCACGGCAAGCCGTCGCTGCTGCACCGCGAAGGCGTGAAAGATGTCATGCGTTTTAACTTCCCGATGTACAAGGTGGAAGAACAAAACGGCGTCTGTATGTCATGCCATGCGCCGGAACAGTTGCAGAAAGCGTTCTGGCCACACGATGTGCATGTGACGAAAGTAGCGTGTGCCAGCTGTCATCAACTGCACCCCGCGCAGGATAGTATGCAGACGCTGAACGACAAGAGCCGCATCAAACTGTGTGTGGATTGCCACAGCGACCAGCGTAATAACCCCGATTTTAACCCAGCCTCAGTGCATCTGGGTAATAAGAGGCAGCCATGA
- the nrfD gene encoding cytochrome c nitrite reductase subunit NrfD has translation MTPVSSSAFHFDSLVWDWPIAIYLFLVGISAGLVTLSALLRRYHPEQATADSTLMRTTLILAPCTIIFGLLILIFHLTRPWTFWKLMFHYSFTSVMSVGVMLFQVYMAALAVWLANIFSEQVIVLQQRWLPKLTLVPKVLGWLAPLQKSLDIVMLLLAVMLGAYTGFLLSALKTYPLLNNPILPALFLFSGVSSGAAVALIAMACRYRNNPHSEEAHFVHRVETPVVWLEIFLLFAFFIGLALGDDGKQRALVAALAGGFWAVWFWLGVVGIGLVIPLLLKSWASRLHSPYGVLAVCGMSLVGVLLLRFFILYAGQLTVV, from the coding sequence ATGACGCCCGTGTCTTCAAGCGCATTCCATTTTGATTCGTTGGTCTGGGATTGGCCGATTGCGATTTACCTGTTTCTGGTGGGCATTTCTGCGGGGCTGGTGACGCTGTCGGCTCTACTGCGGCGCTACCATCCTGAACAGGCAACCGCCGACAGTACGCTTATGCGCACCACGCTGATTCTCGCGCCGTGCACCATCATTTTTGGATTGCTGATTCTGATCTTCCACCTGACGCGCCCCTGGACGTTCTGGAAGCTCATGTTCCATTACAGCTTTACCTCGGTGATGTCGGTCGGGGTCATGCTGTTTCAGGTATACATGGCGGCGCTGGCCGTCTGGCTCGCCAATATTTTTAGCGAGCAGGTTATCGTGCTGCAACAGCGCTGGCTACCGAAGCTGACGCTCGTTCCCAAAGTGCTCGGCTGGCTGGCGCCGCTGCAGAAATCGCTGGATATCGTGATGTTGCTGCTGGCGGTGATGTTAGGGGCTTACACCGGATTTTTACTGTCCGCGCTGAAGACTTATCCGCTGCTGAATAACCCGATCTTACCGGCGTTGTTCCTGTTTTCAGGGGTGTCCTCTGGTGCCGCGGTAGCGTTGATCGCCATGGCCTGCCGCTATCGTAATAATCCGCATAGCGAAGAAGCGCACTTTGTACACCGCGTTGAAACACCGGTCGTGTGGCTGGAGATCTTCTTGCTGTTCGCGTTCTTTATCGGCTTGGCCTTAGGGGACGATGGGAAGCAGCGCGCGCTGGTGGCCGCACTGGCTGGGGGATTCTGGGCCGTATGGTTCTGGCTGGGCGTTGTCGGGATTGGATTAGTCATTCCCTTGCTGCTCAAGTCATGGGCTAGCCGGTTGCATTCACCTTATGGTGTGCTGGCGGTGTGTGGCATGAGTCTGGTGGGTGTCCTGCTACTGCGCTTTTTTATCCTCTATGCGGGGCAGTTAACCGTTGTCTAA
- the nrfC gene encoding cytochrome c nitrite reductase Fe-S protein, which translates to MSCSRRQFLARMGGLIALTSTAGQVVAQTLSINGVRYGMIHDESLCIGCTACMDACREVNQVPEGVSRLTIIRSEPIGTFPDVKYRFFRHSCQHCDHAPCVDVCPTGASYRDAANGIVDVNPDLCVGCQYCIAACPYQVRFIHPKTKTSDKCDFCRKTNLKAGKLPACVLSCPTNALTFGNLDDPDSEISRLLRQQPTYRYKIALGTRPKVYRVPFKYGEVHQ; encoded by the coding sequence ATGAGTTGCTCTCGTCGTCAATTTCTTGCCCGTATGGGAGGGCTGATTGCCCTCACCAGCACGGCGGGGCAGGTTGTCGCACAGACGCTGAGTATCAACGGCGTCCGCTACGGCATGATCCACGATGAATCGCTCTGTATCGGCTGTACGGCGTGCATGGATGCCTGTCGTGAGGTCAATCAGGTGCCGGAGGGCGTATCGCGCCTGACGATCATTCGCAGCGAACCGATAGGGACGTTCCCGGACGTGAAATACCGTTTTTTCCGTCATTCCTGCCAGCACTGTGATCATGCGCCTTGTGTTGACGTGTGTCCTACCGGGGCGTCGTATCGCGATGCAGCAAACGGCATTGTGGATGTGAATCCCGATCTGTGCGTAGGGTGCCAATACTGTATTGCTGCCTGCCCTTATCAGGTGCGCTTTATTCATCCGAAGACGAAAACGTCGGATAAGTGCGATTTTTGCCGCAAGACCAACCTGAAAGCCGGAAAACTGCCTGCCTGTGTGTTGTCTTGTCCGACCAACGCGCTGACGTTCGGTAACCTTGACGACCCTGACAGCGAGATTTCCCGCCTGCTTCGTCAACAGCCGACGTATCGCTACAAAATCGCGCTCGGCACTCGTCCTAAGGTTTATCGCGTACCGTTTAAATACGGGGAGGTTCATCAATGA
- the ccmA gene encoding cytochrome c biogenesis heme-transporting ATPase CcmA translates to MLEARDVVCIRDEHVLFSALSFTASPGEMVQIAGANGVGKTSLLRILSGLATPESGEIRWKGQRINRMREQFNQQLLWLGHQPGIKSVLTGEENLRFFYPHQHQEAHWQALAAVGLAGYEDVPVARLSAGQQRRVALARLWLTDVPLWILDEPLTALDVAGVDMLTQRMEHHIARGGIIILTTHQPLRPFAQTIRCIQLTPSEGALSCGV, encoded by the coding sequence ATGTTAGAAGCGCGCGATGTGGTTTGCATACGCGATGAGCATGTGCTGTTCAGTGCGTTGTCGTTTACGGCGAGCCCCGGTGAAATGGTGCAGATTGCCGGTGCTAACGGCGTGGGCAAAACCTCGCTGTTGCGCATTTTAAGCGGTCTGGCGACGCCCGAGTCGGGGGAAATCCGCTGGAAGGGGCAACGCATCAACCGCATGCGTGAGCAGTTTAACCAGCAGCTTCTGTGGTTAGGTCATCAGCCGGGCATCAAGAGCGTCCTGACTGGTGAGGAGAACCTCCGCTTTTTCTATCCGCATCAGCATCAGGAGGCGCACTGGCAGGCGCTGGCCGCTGTCGGGCTGGCAGGGTATGAGGACGTACCCGTGGCGCGCCTTTCGGCAGGACAACAGCGGCGCGTTGCGCTGGCGCGTTTGTGGCTTACCGATGTTCCGCTGTGGATTCTGGATGAACCGCTTACCGCGCTCGACGTGGCGGGCGTCGACATGCTGACACAGCGTATGGAACACCATATTGCGCGCGGCGGCATCATCATTTTAACCACTCACCAGCCGCTGCGTCCGTTCGCTCAGACTATTCGCTGTATCCAGCTTACGCCGAGTGAAGGAGCACTATCATGCGGCGTCTGA
- the ccmB gene encoding heme exporter protein CcmB codes for MRRLMARELRVALRNNAEILNPLWFFLIVIILFPLAIGSEPQLLMRVAPGVVWVAALLASLLAMDRLFRDDYQDGSLEQLTLLPLPLPLVVLAKVVVHWMVSGLPLLLLSPLAALLFGLDSHGWWVMALTLLLCTPTLSFLGAIGAGLTVGLRRSGVLLSLLVLPLTIPLLIFATAAVEAAMMQLPVGGYLAILGAFLAGSATLSPFATAAALRVSIQ; via the coding sequence ATGCGGCGTCTGATGGCCCGAGAGTTGCGCGTCGCGTTACGTAATAACGCCGAAATTCTCAACCCGCTGTGGTTCTTCCTGATCGTCATCATTTTGTTCCCTCTGGCCATTGGATCGGAGCCACAACTATTGATGCGTGTGGCACCGGGTGTGGTGTGGGTCGCGGCATTGCTGGCTTCTCTACTGGCGATGGATCGGCTTTTCCGCGACGACTATCAGGACGGTTCGCTGGAACAACTGACGCTGCTGCCTTTGCCGCTGCCGTTAGTGGTGCTGGCGAAAGTTGTGGTGCATTGGATGGTTAGCGGGCTGCCGTTGTTACTGCTTTCCCCACTGGCGGCGCTGCTGTTTGGACTGGACAGCCACGGTTGGTGGGTGATGGCGTTAACGCTGTTGCTCTGCACGCCAACGCTCAGTTTTCTGGGTGCGATTGGGGCGGGATTAACGGTCGGATTGCGCCGCAGCGGTGTGCTGTTAAGCCTGCTGGTCTTGCCGCTCACCATACCGCTGTTGATTTTTGCCACGGCGGCGGTCGAGGCCGCCATGATGCAACTGCCGGTCGGTGGGTATCTGGCGATCCTCGGCGCTTTTCTGGCGGGCAGCGCCACCCTGAGCCCGTTTGCCACGGCGGCGGCGTTGCGGGTGAGCATACAATAA
- the nrfG gene encoding heme lyase NrfEFG subunit NrfG has protein sequence MNLLTLNLLNIVFIVAESVALAAGLLWPLLPQRKTEGEDKLPRLADRIWHFQCEQAGKSLSEHEARMLGRELSHDLPLASPSVSASRPMPVIAVAVALIAILLASTTFYMLSQRGALVQAERQRLADPLHDFSAAQQQEKQLATLQDRIRKTPGNSVLWAELGEYYLYRNAYDNALRAYRQAIVLKGDSAELYSALATVLYYQAGQAVTPPMQEMVDKALALDANEVTALMLLASDAFLKADYARAITIWQRLLDTYSPRVNRVQLIEAINTATLLKNSQK, from the coding sequence ATGAACCTGTTAACCCTAAATCTGTTAAATATCGTGTTCATCGTTGCCGAGAGTGTTGCTCTGGCTGCCGGACTGTTGTGGCCGCTGTTGCCCCAACGCAAGACGGAGGGAGAGGACAAGCTACCGCGTTTAGCGGATCGCATCTGGCATTTTCAGTGCGAGCAGGCAGGGAAGTCCCTTTCTGAACATGAAGCCAGAATGCTAGGGCGCGAGCTGTCTCATGACCTGCCGTTAGCGTCACCTTCAGTTTCTGCATCGCGCCCGATGCCTGTTATCGCCGTTGCGGTCGCGCTCATCGCTATCCTGTTGGCCAGTACGACGTTCTACATGCTAAGCCAGCGCGGTGCGCTTGTTCAGGCAGAACGCCAGCGATTGGCCGATCCGCTACACGATTTTAGCGCCGCGCAGCAGCAGGAAAAGCAGCTGGCTACCTTGCAGGACCGTATTCGCAAAACGCCGGGTAACAGCGTCCTCTGGGCTGAACTGGGTGAATATTATCTTTACCGCAACGCCTATGACAACGCGCTGCGCGCTTATCGGCAGGCGATTGTATTGAAGGGTGACAGCGCGGAGCTGTATTCGGCGCTGGCGACGGTGCTGTATTACCAGGCGGGCCAGGCCGTCACGCCGCCTATGCAGGAGATGGTCGATAAAGCGCTGGCGCTGGATGCCAATGAAGTGACAGCGCTGATGCTGCTGGCGTCAGACGCGTTCCTGAAAGCGGACTATGCACGCGCAATTACGATTTGGCAGCGCCTGCTGGATACCTATAGCCCGCGGGTTAATCGCGTCCAGTTGATCGAGGCGATCAACACCGCAACGCTGCTGAAGAACAGCCAGAAATAG
- the nrfF gene encoding heme lyase NrfEFG subunit NrfF — protein sequence MTKHIAFLLMLLAFSVQAQVVDTWAFSSQAQRQEAMAIAGELRCPQCQNQSLLESNSPVAVSMRHEVFSMVEQGKDKSEIIAFMNQRYGDFVQYNPPMKMQTGILWLTPLFLLLAIAVIAWRVIRRQNRGASQ from the coding sequence ATGACTAAACACATTGCGTTTCTTCTTATGTTGCTGGCTTTTTCTGTGCAGGCTCAGGTGGTGGATACCTGGGCGTTTTCCAGTCAGGCACAGCGGCAGGAAGCGATGGCGATTGCCGGCGAATTACGCTGCCCACAATGTCAGAACCAGAGCCTGCTGGAATCGAATTCGCCCGTGGCGGTCAGCATGCGCCATGAGGTCTTCTCTATGGTGGAGCAGGGCAAGGACAAGTCAGAAATCATTGCGTTTATGAATCAGCGCTATGGTGATTTTGTTCAGTACAACCCGCCGATGAAAATGCAAACGGGCATTCTCTGGCTCACGCCGCTGTTTTTGCTGTTAGCGATTGCCGTTATCGCGTGGCGGGTGATACGGCGACAGAACCGTGGGGCGAGCCAATGA
- the nrfA gene encoding ammonia-forming nitrite reductase cytochrome c552 subunit, which produces MMPAYSADAPVSSPPAPIEARNSVFTAQHPDQFNSWKATSEQSERHDALAEDPYMVILWAGYPFSRDYNKPRGHAYAITDVRETLRTGAPKTAEDGPLPMACWSCKSPDVARLIQQEGEDGYFKGKWARGGPEITNDLGCADCHDTASPDFAQGKPALTLSRPYAERAMEAIGKPFDQASRFGQQSMVCGQCHVEYYFSGKDKAVKFPWDNGTKVEDMEKYYDAISFSDWTNTLSRAPMLKAQHPEYETWSVGIHGKNNVTCIDCHMPKVKNADGKLYTDHKIGNPFDNYGETCTNCHTQDKAAMQAVVAERKTAIHELKLKAEEQLVHAHFEAKAAWDAGATEAEMQPILMDIRHAQWRWDLAVASHGIHMHAPDEGLRMLGTSLSKSAEARTKLVRLLAQKGVTGEVKLPDISTKEKAQQAIGLNMQQIKAEKQDFLNTVVPQWDEQARKAGRLN; this is translated from the coding sequence ATGATGCCCGCCTATTCCGCTGATGCTCCGGTGTCATCGCCTCCCGCTCCGATAGAGGCAAGAAATTCAGTCTTCACCGCTCAACACCCCGATCAGTTCAACTCGTGGAAGGCCACCAGCGAACAGTCAGAACGTCATGATGCGCTGGCAGAAGATCCCTATATGGTGATCCTCTGGGCGGGTTACCCCTTCTCCAGGGACTATAACAAGCCGCGCGGCCACGCTTACGCAATAACAGATGTGCGTGAAACGCTGCGTACCGGCGCACCGAAAACGGCAGAAGATGGCCCTTTGCCAATGGCGTGCTGGAGCTGTAAAAGCCCTGATGTGGCACGATTGATCCAGCAGGAGGGCGAGGACGGTTACTTCAAAGGTAAGTGGGCGCGAGGCGGGCCGGAGATTACTAACGATCTCGGCTGTGCAGACTGCCATGATACCGCGTCGCCGGATTTTGCTCAGGGCAAACCGGCGCTGACGCTGTCTCGCCCCTATGCGGAACGTGCGATGGAAGCGATTGGTAAGCCGTTTGATCAAGCCAGTCGGTTCGGCCAGCAGTCTATGGTCTGTGGACAATGCCACGTTGAGTATTATTTTTCTGGTAAAGACAAAGCGGTGAAATTTCCATGGGATAACGGCACGAAAGTCGAAGACATGGAAAAATACTATGACGCCATTTCTTTCTCCGACTGGACCAACACCCTTTCCCGCGCACCGATGCTGAAAGCCCAACATCCAGAATATGAAACCTGGAGCGTCGGTATCCACGGTAAAAACAACGTGACCTGTATCGACTGTCATATGCCGAAAGTGAAAAACGCAGACGGCAAGCTGTACACCGATCACAAGATTGGTAACCCCTTCGATAATTACGGCGAAACCTGTACCAATTGCCACACGCAGGATAAAGCGGCGATGCAGGCGGTTGTCGCCGAACGTAAAACGGCTATTCATGAATTAAAACTGAAAGCGGAAGAACAGCTGGTTCATGCGCATTTTGAGGCCAAGGCGGCCTGGGATGCCGGTGCAACTGAAGCAGAAATGCAGCCGATTCTGATGGATATCCGCCATGCTCAGTGGCGTTGGGATCTGGCGGTTGCCTCTCACGGTATTCACATGCATGCGCCAGATGAAGGCTTACGGATGCTCGGCACGTCACTGAGTAAATCCGCTGAGGCGAGAACCAAACTGGTGCGCCTATTGGCACAAAAAGGCGTGACAGGCGAAGTCAAGCTGCCGGATATCTCAACGAAAGAAAAAGCGCAGCAGGCGATTGGGCTCAACATGCAGCAAATCAAAGCCGAAAAACAGGATTTCCTGAATACGGTAGTGCCGCAGTGGGATGAGCAAGCGCGTAAAGCAGGACGACTGAACTAA